Proteins from one Salmo salar chromosome ssa07, Ssal_v3.1, whole genome shotgun sequence genomic window:
- the LOC106609429 gene encoding myosin-binding protein C, slow-type isoform X7 — protein sequence MPEPTKKDETPNGEKESVATDSSEAPMPTPEISLEVSPPPPEQPVETEGKDPQPIEVLKPEPVENGSKEPEPEAVAVGAKEQVESVNSEVKEEAPSPCSPPPPATVKEEAEPVVTEVTQPPEPVVTVVTPPPPPEPVVTVVTPPPPPEPVVMEVTPPPPPPPEPVVMGVTPPPPPPPEPVVMGVTPPPPPPPEPVVMGVTPPPPPPPEPVVMGVTQPPEPVVTMVTPPPPPEPVVMEVTPPPPPEPVVMGVTPPPPPPEPVVMGVTQPPESVVTVVTPPPPPEPVVTVQVTPPPPPADKDDDATTNTPSPPPPPEDANTAKKLSIELPNDSVHVSAMGRKDSVWSLGEGQAPEDLDKPVDTPPLSSLLIERPQGGSITVGGDISFVAKVEAQDLLRKPTIKWFKGKWMDLASKTGKHLQLKETFDRRTKIHTFEMHIIKAKDNYAGNYRCEVTYKDKFDSCSFDLEVKELEQSQSVDIRSAFKRREPKQDETPEVDVWEILKSARPDQYEKIAFEYGITDLRGLLKRLKKTKKEEKKSEAFAKKLDPAYQVDKGGKIRLVVDLADPTVELKWYKNGQEIRPTPKFIFEQKGTQRILVINNCGLNDDAAYSVAAGEEKCTTELFVKELPVKITKEIEAVKTTVNERIELECEVSEEGAQVKWCKNGVEVPTGPRSRYRVKSDGLKHWLIIDDASKEDTGTFSLMASGGTSEAKVQVELKPLKIIQDLQDMTVLLGQPLKMHCEIFPGNVPGRWYRNGQLIQSNDRINILQRAKNHRLEIVNSTIHDAGDYTFVPEGYTQSLCAKVHIVDPPRVHLESLNFPDNTVTIVAGNKLRVEIPISGEPAPRVVWMKGERVILDSGHRVRAETFPDHTSLTIDIAEKEDTGNYKIVLQNEAGEAGASIKVKVVDIPDPPEVPLVTEVGGDWCSMTWEPPIYDGGSPILGYFIERKKKQSSRWMRLNFDLNKETTFEPKKMIEGVPYEVRVFAVNAIGVSKPSEPSKAFVPLAVTSEPTMLVVDDVTDTTVTMKWRPPDTIGAAGLDGYLVEYCIEGTDDWRVTNKELTEKTKYTITGLPPEAKILVRVRAINAAGASTPRTLQHSILVKEVIEPPKIRIPRHLKQTYTRKVGEAVNLVIPFMGKPRPKVSWLKEGQTVDPTQVTIRNTDCDSIIFIRKAERKHSGKYDMKVEVENHVDTAIIDIQIVDLPGPPQCVKIDEVWGGNVALDWTPPKDNGNAAITGYTIQKADKKTMEWYTCIEHYHRTCITITELVVGNEYYFRIYSENMVGLSEGATQTKDSALIVKEGMQLKNPEYIDHDFKEPPKFTQPLINTFAIAGYNATLNCSVRANPRPKVIWMKNKIAIIDDPRYRMFSNQGVCTLEIRKPSPYDGGMYSCKAINDLGDALVECKLEVKGGFTFSELMQRGVPLHLIDKYMSETKAVEQPEK from the exons ATGCCAGAGCCCACAAAAAAAG ATGAGACGCCCAATGGTGAAAAAG AGAGTGTTGCCACAGACAGTAGTGAGGCGCCAATGCCCACACCTGAGATATCCCTCGAGGTCTCACCTCCACCCCCAG AACAACCGGTAGAGACTGAGGGGAAGGATCCACAGCCCATAGAGGTGCTTAAGCCAGAACCAGTAGAGAATGGGTCTAAAGAACCAGAACCAGAGGCGGTTGCGGTCGGGGCTAAAGAGCAAGTCGAGTCTGTGAACTCTGAAGTAAAGGAGGAGGCCCCGTCCCCTTGCTCACCCCCACCGCCTG CAACCGTGAAGGAGGAAGCAGAGCCAGTTGTTACGGAGGTTACCCAACCGCCAGAGCCTGTTGTTACAGTGGttaccccaccaccacctccagagCCTGTTGTTACAGTGGttaccccaccaccacctccagaaCCAGTTGTTATGGAGgttaccccaccaccaccaccacctccagaaccagttgttatgggggttaccccaccaccaccaccacctccagaaccagttgttatgggggttaccccaccaccaccaccacctccagaaccagttgttatgggggttaccccaccaccaccaccacctccagaaCCAGTTGTTATGGGGGTTACCCAACCGCCAGAGCCTGTTGTTACAATGGttaccccaccaccacctccagaaCCAGTTGTTATGGAGGttaccccaccaccacctccagaaccagttgttatgggggttaccccaccaccaccacctccagaaCCAGTTGTTATGGGGGTTACCCAACCGCCAGAGTCTGTTGTTACAGTGGTtaccccacccccacctccagaACCAGTTGTTACGGTGCAGGTtaccccacccccacctccagcAG ATAAAGATGATGACGCTACAACCAACACCCcatcaccaccgccaccaccag AGGATGCCAATACAGCCAAGAAACTGTCTATTGAGCTGCCTA ATGATAGCGTCCATGTGTCAGCCATGGGGAGAAAAGACTCAG TGTGGTCTCTGGGAGAGGGACAGGCTCCAGAGGACCTTGACAAGCCCGTAGACACCCCACCGCTGTCCAGCCTGCTCATAGAAAGACCCCAGGGTGGATCCATCACTGTGG GTGGAGACATCTCCTTTGTTGCCAAGGTGGAGGCCCAAGACCTGCTCCGTAAACCCACCATCAAGTGGTTCAAAGGGAAATGGATGGACCTGGCCAGCAAGACCGGAAAGCACTTACAACTGAAAGAAACCTTTGACCGACGCACCAAG ATTCACACATTTGAGATGCATATCATCAAGGCCAAAGACAACTATGCTGGAAACTACAGGTGTGAGGTCACCTACAAGGACAAATTTGACAGCTGCTCTTTTGACCTGGAAGTGAAAG AACTGGAACAGTCACAGAGTGTTGATATTCGATCAGCCTTCAAAAGAAG GGAGCCCAAGCAGGATGAGACCCCCGAAGTGGACGTGTGGGAGATCCTGAAGTCGGCCAGGCCAGACCAGTACGAGAAGATCGCCTTTGAGTACGGCATAACAGACCTGCGGGGTCTGCTCAAGAGGCTGAAGAAGACcaagaaagaggagaagaagagtgaAG CTTTTGCCAAGAAGTTGGATCCAGCATACCAGGTGGACAAAGGAGGGAAGATCCGCTTAGTGGTGGATCTTGCAGACCCCACAGTAGAGCTGAAATGGTACAAGAACGGCCAGGAGATCCGTCCAACTCCAAA GTTTATCTTTGAGCAAAAGGGCACGCAGCGGATCCTGGTCATCAACAACTGCGGCCTGAATGATGATGCTGCTTATTCCGTAGCCGCGGGAGAAGAGAAGTGTACCACAGAGCTGTTTGTCAAAG AGTTACCAGTGAAGATTACTAAAGAGATTGAGGCGGTGAAAACGACAGTGAACGAGAGGATTGAGTTGGAGTGTGAAGTGTCGGAAGAAGGAGCTCAAGTAAAATG GTGTAAGAATGGCGTGGAGGTACCGACCGGGCCCCGGTCACGCTACCGTGTCAAGTCTGACGGGCTGAAACACTGGCTAATCATTGACGATGCCTCAAAGGAGGACACTGGAACCTTCTCCCTTATGGCCTCTGGGGGCACCTCTGAAGCCAAAGTCCAGGTTGAAT TGAAGCCACTGAAGATTATTCAGGATTTGCAGGACATGACAGTGCTTTTGGGCCAGCCACTGAAGATGCACTGTGAGATCTTCCCTGGGAATGTTCCAGGTCGCTGGTACAGGAACGGACAGTTGATTCAGTCCAACGACCGCATCAACATCCTGCAAAGAGCCAA GAACCACCGATTAGAAATTGTGAACAGCACCATTCACGATGCCGGGGATTATACCTTTGTGCCAGAGGGATACACTCAGAGCCTCTGTGCCAAAGTTCATATCGTTG ATCCTCCCAGGGTGCACCTGGAGAGCTTGAACTTCCCTGACAACACAGTGACCATTGTGGCAGGAAATAAACTTCGTGTGGAGATCCCCATCAGTGGAGAACCAGCACCCAGAGTGGtgtggatgaagggagagagg GTAATCCTTGACTCGGGCCACCGTGTGCGAGCTGAAACCTTTCCGGACCACACCAGCCTCACCATCGACATCGCAGAGAAGGAAGACACAGGAAACTACAAGATAGTCCTGCAGAATGAGGCTGGGGAAGCAGGGGCTAGCATCAAAGTCAAGGTGGTGGATATCCCAGACCCTCCTGAAGTTCCCCTAGTCACGGAGGTGGGAGGAGACTGGTGCTCTATGACATGGGAACCCCCGATCTATGACGGAGGCTCACCCATcttag GCTACTTCATCGAAAGGAAGAAGAAGCAGAGTTCCAGATGGATGAGGCTGAACTTTGACCTGAACAAAGAGACCACATTTGAGCCTAAAAAGATGATTGAGGGTGTCCCATACGAGGTCCGCGTCTTTGCTGTGAATGCCATCGGCGTGTCCAAACCCAGCGAGCCGTCCAAAGCCTTTGTGCCCCTGG CTGTGACCAGCGAGCCCACCATGCTGGTGGTGGATGATGTCACAGACACCACGGTGACCATGAAGTGGCGTCCCCCAGACACCATCGGAGCTGCAGGCTTAGACGGCTACCTGGTGGAGTATTGCATCGAAGGAA CTGATGACTGGAGAGTAACCAATAAGGAGCTGACAGAGAAGACAAAGTACACCATCACTGGCCTCCCTCCAGAGGCTAAGATCCTGGTAAGGGTAAGGGCTATCAATGCTGCAGGCGCCAGCACTCCCAGAACACTTCAGCACTCTATCCTGGTCAAAGAGGTCATCG AACCACCTAAGATCCGCATCCCCCGTCACTTAAAGCAGACGTACACTCGTAAAGTCGGAGAAGCCGTCAATCTCGTTATTCCATTCATG GGCAAGCCCAGGCCAAAGGTGAGCTGGCTGAAGGAGGGTCAGACGGTGGACCCCACGCAGGTCACTATCCGCAACACGGACTGTGACAGCATCATCTTCATCCGCAAAGCAGAGAGGAAGCACTCTGGGAAGTACGATATgaaggtggaggtggagaaccACGTGGACACGGCCATCATAGACATCCAGATAGTAG ACCTCCCAGGGCCTCCACAGTGTGTGAAGATAGATGAGGTCTGGGGGGGAAACGTGGCTCTGGACTGGACTCCTCCAAAGGACAATGGCAACGCCGCCATTACAGGCTACACCATCCAGAAAGCAGACAAGAAGACCATG GAGTGGTACACGTGTATTGAGCACTACCATCGCACCTGCATCACTATCACCGAGCTGGTGGTGGGGAACGAGTACTACTTCAGAATCTACTCTGAGAACATGGTGGGTCTGAGCGAGGGTGCCACCCAGACCAAGGACAGCGCCCTCATCGTTAAAGAAG GCATGCAACTGAAGAACCCAGAGTACATCGACCACGACTTCAAAGAGCCTCCCAAGTTTACCCAGCCCCTCATCAACACCTTCGCCATCGCTGGCTACAATGCCACCCTCAACTGCAGCGTCCGCGCCAACCCACGG CCCAAAGTGATTTGGATGAAGAATAAGATAGCCATCATTGACGACCCGCGCTACCGCATGTTTAGCAACCAAGGGGTCTGCACCCTGGAGATCCGGAAACCCAGCCCCTACGACGGGGGCATGTACTCCTGCAAGGCCATTAATGACCTGGGTGATGCACTAGTGGAGTGTAAGCTGGAGGTTAAAG GGGGCTTTACCTTCTCTGAGCTCATGCAGCGTGGAGTGCCTTTACACCTGATCGATAAGTACATGAGCGAGACCAAGGCCGTGGAGCAGCCAGAGAAGTAG
- the LOC106609429 gene encoding myosin-binding protein C, slow-type isoform X5: MPEPTKKDETPNGEKESVATDSSEAPMPTPEISLEVSPPPPEQPVETEGKDPQPIEVLKPEPVENGSKEPEPEAVAVGAKEQVESVNSEVKEEAPSPCSPPPPATVKEEAEPVVTEVTQPPEPVVTVVTPPPPPEPVVTVVTPPPPPEPVVMEVTPPPPPPPEPVVMGVTPPPPPPPEPVVMGVTPPPPPPPEPVVMGVTPPPPPPPEPVVMGVTQPPEPVVTMVTPPPPPEPVVMEVTPPPPPEPVVMGVTPPPPPPEPVVMGVTQPPESVVTVVTPPPPPEPVVTVQVTPPPPPADKDDDATTNTPSPPPPPEDANTAKKLSIELPMWSLGEGQAPEDLDKPVDTPPLSSLLIERPQGGSITVGGDISFVAKVEAQDLLRKPTIKWFKGKWMDLASKTGKHLQLKETFDRRTKIHTFEMHIIKAKDNYAGNYRCEVTYKDKFDSCSFDLEVKELEQSQSVDIRSAFKRSSEGHEDAGDLDFSGLLKHRNQREPKQDETPEVDVWEILKSARPDQYEKIAFEYGITDLRGLLKRLKKTKKEEKKSEAFAKKLDPAYQVDKGGKIRLVVDLADPTVELKWYKNGQEIRPTPNQRKFIFEQKGTQRILVINNCGLNDDAAYSVAAGEEKCTTELFVKELPVKITKEIEAVKTTVNERIELECEVSEEGAQVKWCKNGVEVPTGPRSRYRVKSDGLKHWLIIDDASKEDTGTFSLMASGGTSEAKVQVELKPLKIIQDLQDMTVLLGQPLKMHCEIFPGNVPGRWYRNGQLIQSNDRINILQRAKNHRLEIVNSTIHDAGDYTFVPEGYTQSLCAKVHIVDPPRVHLESLNFPDNTVTIVAGNKLRVEIPISGEPAPRVVWMKGERVILDSGHRVRAETFPDHTSLTIDIAEKEDTGNYKIVLQNEAGEAGASIKVKVVDIPDPPEVPLVTEVGGDWCSMTWEPPIYDGGSPILGYFIERKKKQSSRWMRLNFDLNKETTFEPKKMIEGVPYEVRVFAVNAIGVSKPSEPSKAFVPLAVTSEPTMLVVDDVTDTTVTMKWRPPDTIGAAGLDGYLVEYCIEGTDDWRVTNKELTEKTKYTITGLPPEAKILVRVRAINAAGASTPRTLQHSILVKEVIEPPKIRIPRHLKQTYTRKVGEAVNLVIPFMGKPRPKVSWLKEGQTVDPTQVTIRNTDCDSIIFIRKAERKHSGKYDMKVEVENHVDTAIIDIQIVDLPGPPQCVKIDEVWGGNVALDWTPPKDNGNAAITGYTIQKADKKTMEWYTCIEHYHRTCITITELVVGNEYYFRIYSENMVGLSEGATQTKDSALIVKEGMQLKNPEYIDHDFKEPPKFTQPLINTFAIAGYNATLNCSVRANPRPKVIWMKNKIAIIDDPRYRMFSNQGVCTLEIRKPSPYDGGMYSCKAINDLGDALVECKLEVKGGFTFSELMQRGVPLHLIDKYMSETKAVEQPEK; the protein is encoded by the exons ATGCCAGAGCCCACAAAAAAAG ATGAGACGCCCAATGGTGAAAAAG AGAGTGTTGCCACAGACAGTAGTGAGGCGCCAATGCCCACACCTGAGATATCCCTCGAGGTCTCACCTCCACCCCCAG AACAACCGGTAGAGACTGAGGGGAAGGATCCACAGCCCATAGAGGTGCTTAAGCCAGAACCAGTAGAGAATGGGTCTAAAGAACCAGAACCAGAGGCGGTTGCGGTCGGGGCTAAAGAGCAAGTCGAGTCTGTGAACTCTGAAGTAAAGGAGGAGGCCCCGTCCCCTTGCTCACCCCCACCGCCTG CAACCGTGAAGGAGGAAGCAGAGCCAGTTGTTACGGAGGTTACCCAACCGCCAGAGCCTGTTGTTACAGTGGttaccccaccaccacctccagagCCTGTTGTTACAGTGGttaccccaccaccacctccagaaCCAGTTGTTATGGAGgttaccccaccaccaccaccacctccagaaccagttgttatgggggttaccccaccaccaccaccacctccagaaccagttgttatgggggttaccccaccaccaccaccacctccagaaccagttgttatgggggttaccccaccaccaccaccacctccagaaCCAGTTGTTATGGGGGTTACCCAACCGCCAGAGCCTGTTGTTACAATGGttaccccaccaccacctccagaaCCAGTTGTTATGGAGGttaccccaccaccacctccagaaccagttgttatgggggttaccccaccaccaccacctccagaaCCAGTTGTTATGGGGGTTACCCAACCGCCAGAGTCTGTTGTTACAGTGGTtaccccacccccacctccagaACCAGTTGTTACGGTGCAGGTtaccccacccccacctccagcAG ATAAAGATGATGACGCTACAACCAACACCCcatcaccaccgccaccaccag AGGATGCCAATACAGCCAAGAAACTGTCTATTGAGCTGCCTA TGTGGTCTCTGGGAGAGGGACAGGCTCCAGAGGACCTTGACAAGCCCGTAGACACCCCACCGCTGTCCAGCCTGCTCATAGAAAGACCCCAGGGTGGATCCATCACTGTGG GTGGAGACATCTCCTTTGTTGCCAAGGTGGAGGCCCAAGACCTGCTCCGTAAACCCACCATCAAGTGGTTCAAAGGGAAATGGATGGACCTGGCCAGCAAGACCGGAAAGCACTTACAACTGAAAGAAACCTTTGACCGACGCACCAAG ATTCACACATTTGAGATGCATATCATCAAGGCCAAAGACAACTATGCTGGAAACTACAGGTGTGAGGTCACCTACAAGGACAAATTTGACAGCTGCTCTTTTGACCTGGAAGTGAAAG AACTGGAACAGTCACAGAGTGTTGATATTCGATCAGCCTTCAAAAGAAG CAGTGAAGGACACGAGGATGCAGGGGATCTTGACTTTAGTGGTCTTCTTAAACATAG AAACCAAAG GGAGCCCAAGCAGGATGAGACCCCCGAAGTGGACGTGTGGGAGATCCTGAAGTCGGCCAGGCCAGACCAGTACGAGAAGATCGCCTTTGAGTACGGCATAACAGACCTGCGGGGTCTGCTCAAGAGGCTGAAGAAGACcaagaaagaggagaagaagagtgaAG CTTTTGCCAAGAAGTTGGATCCAGCATACCAGGTGGACAAAGGAGGGAAGATCCGCTTAGTGGTGGATCTTGCAGACCCCACAGTAGAGCTGAAATGGTACAAGAACGGCCAGGAGATCCGTCCAACTCCAAA TCAAAGGAA GTTTATCTTTGAGCAAAAGGGCACGCAGCGGATCCTGGTCATCAACAACTGCGGCCTGAATGATGATGCTGCTTATTCCGTAGCCGCGGGAGAAGAGAAGTGTACCACAGAGCTGTTTGTCAAAG AGTTACCAGTGAAGATTACTAAAGAGATTGAGGCGGTGAAAACGACAGTGAACGAGAGGATTGAGTTGGAGTGTGAAGTGTCGGAAGAAGGAGCTCAAGTAAAATG GTGTAAGAATGGCGTGGAGGTACCGACCGGGCCCCGGTCACGCTACCGTGTCAAGTCTGACGGGCTGAAACACTGGCTAATCATTGACGATGCCTCAAAGGAGGACACTGGAACCTTCTCCCTTATGGCCTCTGGGGGCACCTCTGAAGCCAAAGTCCAGGTTGAAT TGAAGCCACTGAAGATTATTCAGGATTTGCAGGACATGACAGTGCTTTTGGGCCAGCCACTGAAGATGCACTGTGAGATCTTCCCTGGGAATGTTCCAGGTCGCTGGTACAGGAACGGACAGTTGATTCAGTCCAACGACCGCATCAACATCCTGCAAAGAGCCAA GAACCACCGATTAGAAATTGTGAACAGCACCATTCACGATGCCGGGGATTATACCTTTGTGCCAGAGGGATACACTCAGAGCCTCTGTGCCAAAGTTCATATCGTTG ATCCTCCCAGGGTGCACCTGGAGAGCTTGAACTTCCCTGACAACACAGTGACCATTGTGGCAGGAAATAAACTTCGTGTGGAGATCCCCATCAGTGGAGAACCAGCACCCAGAGTGGtgtggatgaagggagagagg GTAATCCTTGACTCGGGCCACCGTGTGCGAGCTGAAACCTTTCCGGACCACACCAGCCTCACCATCGACATCGCAGAGAAGGAAGACACAGGAAACTACAAGATAGTCCTGCAGAATGAGGCTGGGGAAGCAGGGGCTAGCATCAAAGTCAAGGTGGTGGATATCCCAGACCCTCCTGAAGTTCCCCTAGTCACGGAGGTGGGAGGAGACTGGTGCTCTATGACATGGGAACCCCCGATCTATGACGGAGGCTCACCCATcttag GCTACTTCATCGAAAGGAAGAAGAAGCAGAGTTCCAGATGGATGAGGCTGAACTTTGACCTGAACAAAGAGACCACATTTGAGCCTAAAAAGATGATTGAGGGTGTCCCATACGAGGTCCGCGTCTTTGCTGTGAATGCCATCGGCGTGTCCAAACCCAGCGAGCCGTCCAAAGCCTTTGTGCCCCTGG CTGTGACCAGCGAGCCCACCATGCTGGTGGTGGATGATGTCACAGACACCACGGTGACCATGAAGTGGCGTCCCCCAGACACCATCGGAGCTGCAGGCTTAGACGGCTACCTGGTGGAGTATTGCATCGAAGGAA CTGATGACTGGAGAGTAACCAATAAGGAGCTGACAGAGAAGACAAAGTACACCATCACTGGCCTCCCTCCAGAGGCTAAGATCCTGGTAAGGGTAAGGGCTATCAATGCTGCAGGCGCCAGCACTCCCAGAACACTTCAGCACTCTATCCTGGTCAAAGAGGTCATCG AACCACCTAAGATCCGCATCCCCCGTCACTTAAAGCAGACGTACACTCGTAAAGTCGGAGAAGCCGTCAATCTCGTTATTCCATTCATG GGCAAGCCCAGGCCAAAGGTGAGCTGGCTGAAGGAGGGTCAGACGGTGGACCCCACGCAGGTCACTATCCGCAACACGGACTGTGACAGCATCATCTTCATCCGCAAAGCAGAGAGGAAGCACTCTGGGAAGTACGATATgaaggtggaggtggagaaccACGTGGACACGGCCATCATAGACATCCAGATAGTAG ACCTCCCAGGGCCTCCACAGTGTGTGAAGATAGATGAGGTCTGGGGGGGAAACGTGGCTCTGGACTGGACTCCTCCAAAGGACAATGGCAACGCCGCCATTACAGGCTACACCATCCAGAAAGCAGACAAGAAGACCATG GAGTGGTACACGTGTATTGAGCACTACCATCGCACCTGCATCACTATCACCGAGCTGGTGGTGGGGAACGAGTACTACTTCAGAATCTACTCTGAGAACATGGTGGGTCTGAGCGAGGGTGCCACCCAGACCAAGGACAGCGCCCTCATCGTTAAAGAAG GCATGCAACTGAAGAACCCAGAGTACATCGACCACGACTTCAAAGAGCCTCCCAAGTTTACCCAGCCCCTCATCAACACCTTCGCCATCGCTGGCTACAATGCCACCCTCAACTGCAGCGTCCGCGCCAACCCACGG CCCAAAGTGATTTGGATGAAGAATAAGATAGCCATCATTGACGACCCGCGCTACCGCATGTTTAGCAACCAAGGGGTCTGCACCCTGGAGATCCGGAAACCCAGCCCCTACGACGGGGGCATGTACTCCTGCAAGGCCATTAATGACCTGGGTGATGCACTAGTGGAGTGTAAGCTGGAGGTTAAAG GGGGCTTTACCTTCTCTGAGCTCATGCAGCGTGGAGTGCCTTTACACCTGATCGATAAGTACATGAGCGAGACCAAGGCCGTGGAGCAGCCAGAGAAGTAG